A window of Nocardioidaceae bacterium genomic DNA:
AGTGCACCGGCGTCGTCACCGACCTCGCGCCAGCGGTGCCAGAGCATCGGGGCGGGCTCGCAGTGGGGGTCCCCCGACAGCGGTCGGGGGTCCGTCGCGACGTGCTCGCCGTCCGGGCGCGTACGGACGGTGCCGTAGTGCAGGTCGGTGTGCACGAGGGTGCCGTCGGTGGCCGGGTCCTCGACCAGACCGGCGGCGATCGACAGGGCCTGCTCGACCAGACGCCGGGGCAGCCCGGCGTCGCGCGGCAGCGAGGCCAGGTCGTCACGCCACCCACGCACGACATCGGAGAGCGCCCGCAGCTGTGGCGGCGCGGGCCTGTGCAGCAGCGCGAACAGGCCCCCGACCGGCCGGCACGCCTCGATGTCCCACGCCGCCGACAGGTCCTCCTCGCCCAGCCGCTCCAGCAGCAGCGCGCGACGGTGCGGGTCCGCGCGCAGCATTGTCACCGCGCCGCGGCCCGCCCAGTGACGCAGCGCCAGGTGCTCGTACGCGCCGCCGTCGTCCGCGAAGGCGAGCTTGAGCGTCGCTGCGACGTCCGTCTCGTCACGCACGGGCAGCGCCAGGGCACCGGGCGTGGCGACGGGCTCGCCGTCGCGGCGGAGTCCCCACTCAGTCCGCACCTGCTCGACCAGCGCGGGGAGGCCCTCGAGCCACCGCGCGAACGCCGCGGAGGACGACCTCTCGGCGAGCGGGCGGGCAGGGACCGGGATCACGCGCCGAGACTGTCACGTGTCGTGCAGGGTTCCCCGGGCGCTCACGGAGCAGGATCGACCCATGTGCGGAATCGCCGTCGTCCACGACTTCTCCCCCACGCCCGAGCGCCTCGAGGAGGGACGTCGCCTCGGCGAGCGGATGCTGCCGTGCCTGGCTCACCGCGGACCGGACGGTGAGGGCTCCCGCCGGGTCGGCGCCACGTGGCTCGGCCACACGCGGCTCAGCATCGTCGACCTCGCCGGCGGGGCCCAGCCCATGAGCGGAGCAGCGGCCGGTGAGACCGCCGGGTGGTGGGTCGTCGCCAACGGCGAGGTCTACAACCACGAGGCCCTGCGTGACCGGCTGCCCGGGCCGTTCCGTACGCGATCGGACTCCGAGGTCGTCCTGCACCTGGTGGCTCACCGCGGAGCCGGTGCCACGGTGGACCTGCACGGCATGTACGCCTTCGGTCTCGCCCATGAGGACGGACAGGTCGTGCTCGGCCGCGACCCGCTCGGCATCAAGCCGCTCTACTGGGCACGCGTCGACGACCGGGTGCTGGCCGCCTCCGAGCTGGCGGCGTTCGACGAGGAGGTGCGCCGCGACGTCGAGGAGTTCCCGCCCGGGCACGTCTGGACGCCCGAGGACGGTCTCCGTCCGTTCGTCGACCTCTTCACCGACCCCATGGGCCGGGGCGGGCTCGGGGCTCCCCACACCGACCGCGACGACGCGCTCGAGGGCGTACGCGGGGCCGTGGTCGCCGCCGTGCGGGAGCGGATGATGGCCGACGTGCCGATCGGGGTCTTCCTCTCCGGCGGTCTCGACTCGAGCATCGTGGCGGCGGTGATGGCCAGGCACGCCGAACCCGGCCAGGTCATCCGCTCCTTCGCCGCGGGCACCGCCGACAGCGCCGACCTCGTCGCGGCCCGTGAGGTCGCCGCCCACCTGGGCCTGGAGCACCACGAGCGCGTGTACGACGACGCCGATGTCGTCGACGCCCTCCCCGCGGTCGTGCGCAGCATGGAGAGCTTCGAGCCCTCGCTGGTGCGCAGTGCGGTGCCGAACTACCTGCTGGCCGAGCTGGCGGCCCGTCACGTCAAGGTGGTCCTCACCGGCGAGGGCGCCGACGAGCTCTTCGCCGGCTACCACCACCTGCGTGAGCTCGACGCCGAGCAGCTCGACGCGGCCCTCGTCGAGGGCATCGAGGTGCTGCACCACCTCAACCTGCAGCGCGCCGACCGCGTGAGCATGGCCCACGGCCTGGAGGCCCGCGTCCCCTTCCTGGCCCGGCAGGTGATCGAGAGCGCCGTACGCGTGCCGGTCGAGTGGAAGCTCCTCGGCGAGGACGGTCAGGAGCAGGCGCAGGAGAAGGCGCTGCTGCGGGAGGCCTTCGCGGGGTGGCTGCCCGAGTCCGTCCTGTGGCGCCGCAAGGAGCAGTTCGGTGACGGTTCGGGCACGACCGAGGTGATGGCCCGGCAGGCAGCCTCGATCGTCAGCGACGCCGACTGGGAGGCCGAGCGTCACCAGGGGCTCCCGCCGGCCCGCACGCGCGAGGAGCTCGGCTACCAGCGCATCTTCGCCGCTCACCTCGGCGGCGTACGCGCGGAGCAGGTGCTGGGCCGCTTCGCCCATGCCTGAGCAGTCCGTCCTCGCACGACTCGAGTCCCGCCTGGCCGCGATCGCGGCCCACGACCGGCGGCTGCGTGCGCTGGTGCATCTCGACCAGGACGAGGCTCGTCGTGCCGCGGCGGCGCTCGACCGCGTCGCGGAGCGCGATCGGGGTCCGCTGCACGGTGTGGTGACGGTGGTGAAGGACAACATCGACGTCGCCGGCCAGGTCACCGGCTGCTGCTCGCCGGCCCGCGGCTCCGCCCCCGCGGGCGAGGACGCCCCCGTGGTCGCGCGACTGCGACGCGCGGGCGCCCTGGTGCTCGCCCGCGCCAACATGGACGAGCTCGCGATGGGCGCCTCGACCGCGACGTCGGTGCACGGCGCGACCCGCAACCCCCACGACCACACCCGGTCACCCGGCGGGTCCAGCGGCGGGTGCGCGGCCGCTGTCGCCGCCGGCTTCGCGGACCTGGCCATCGGCACCGACACCGGGGGCTCGATCCGCGAGCCGGCGTCCCAGTGCGGCATCTGGGGTCTGGCGCCGTCACCCGCACTGGTGCCGACCGGTGGCGTGGTGCCCTTCGCGCCGTCGTGCGACCGGGTGGGACCCATGGCTCTCGACCCTGCGCTGCTGACCCGCGCGTGGGACGTGATGGCCGGGTCCGCCTCCGCTGCGTCCGATCCTGCCCCCGCCCCGACGCCGGCGCGGATCGGACTGGTCACCGAGCTGGCCGGCGAGCCCAACCGCCCAGGGGTCCGCGCCGCCCTGGCTACCACCGTCGCGTCGCTGCGGCGGACCGGTGTCGAGGTCGTCGAGGTCTCGCTGCCCGACGCGCCCGGGGCGCTGGCCGCCTACATGACCCTGACCTCCGTCGAGTGCCTCCCGCACCTGCGTCCCTGGCTGGCGACCGGGCGCGCCGGCACGGAGGTGGTGCGGCGTACGCGGCTCGCCACGGCGCTGCTCCGGGACGACCTCGACCGCGTCGCGGACGCCCAGGCGCTGCGCGAGCGCCTGGCACACCAGTGCGCCGTCGCGCTCGGGAAGTGCGACGCCCTGCTGTCGCCGACGATGCCGACCACGGCCCCCGGGTTCGCCCCGGCCGGCCCGCCCACGGTGGACGTCGCCGACCCGCTGACCGCGCCGTACACCGACTGCTGGACCGTCGTGGCCAACCTCGCCGGGCTGCCGTCGCTGTCGGTGCCCGTCGGCCGCAGCGAGGACGACGGGATGCCCGTCGGCATGATGCTGACCGGTCGTCGCGGCGACGACCGGCGCCTGGTGGACCTCGGCCGGCGCCTCGGCGGCGCCGTCTGAGGCCTACTTCTTCGGCTTGTCCCCGGTCGGTCCGGTCGTGGAGAGCGCGGCGATGAAGGCCTCCTGGGGGACCTCGACGCGTCCGACCATCTTCATGCGCTTCTTGCCCTCCTTCTGCTTCTCCAGCAGCTTGCGCTTGCGGCTGATGTCGCCGCCGTAGCACTTGGCGAGCACGTCCTTGCGGATCGCGCGGATCGTCTCCCGCGCGATGACCCTCGCCCCGATCGCTGCCTGGATGGGCACCTCGAACTGCTGCCGCGGGATGAGCTCGCGCAGCTTGCCCGCGAGCATGACCCCGTAGGAGTACGCCGCGTCGCGGTGCACGATCGCGCTGAAGGCGTCGACCGGCTCGCCCTGCAGCAGGATGTCGACCTTCACCAGGTCGGCGGCCTGGTCGCTGATGGGCTCGTAGTCGAGCGAGGCGTACCCCTTGGTCCGCGACTTCAAGGCGTCGAAGAAGTCGAAGACGATCTCCGCGAGCGGCAGGGTGTACCGCATCTCGACACGGTCCTCGGAGAGGTAGTCCATGCCCTGGAGCTGCCCGCGCTTGGACTGGCAGAGCTCCATGATCGCGCCGATGTAGTCGCTCGGGCTCAGGATCGTGGCCTTGACGACGGGCTCGCGCACCTCGGCGATCTTGCCCTCGGGGAACTCCGAGGGGTTGGTGACCGTGTGCTCGGTGCCGTCCTCCATCGCGACCTCGTAGACCACGTTCGGCGCGGTCGAGATGAGGTCCAGCCCGAACTCGCGCTCGAGGCGGTCGCGGGTGATCTCCATGTGGAGCAGGCCGAGGAACCCGCAGCGGAACCCGAACCCGAGCGCGCCGGAGGTCTCGGGCTCGTAGCGCAGGGCCGCGTCGTTGAGCTGCAGCTTGTCGAGGGCGTCGCGCAGCACCGGGTAGTCGTCGCCGTCGATCGGGTAGAGACCGGAGAACACCATCGGCACGGGTTCCTTGTAGCCGCCGAGCATCTGCTGGGCGCCGCCGTGCTGGGCGGTGACGGTGTCACCGACCTTCGACTGGCGTACGTCCTTCACTCCCGTGATCAGGTAGCCGACCTCGCCGACGCCGATGCGGTCGGTCTTCACCGGCTCGGGGCTGATGACACCGACCTCGAGCATCTCGTGCACCGCGCCGGTCGACATCATCTTGATGCGGTCGCGGTGGGAGAGGTGGCCGTCCACGACGCGCACGTAGGTGACGACACCGCGGTAGGTGTCGTAGACCGAGTCGAAGATCAGGGCCCGCGGCGGCACGTCGGGGTCGCCGACCGGGGCGGGGGTCTGCGCCACGATCTCGTCCAGCACCAGCTCGACCCCGAGCCCGGTCTTGGCCGAGACCTGCAGCACGTCCGCGACGTCACAGCCGATGAGCCCGGCGAGCTCGGCGGCGTACTTCTCCGGCTGGGCGCTCGGCAGGTCGATCTTGTTGAGCACCGGGATGATGTGGAGGTCCGCGGCCATCGCGAGGTAGAGGTTCGCCAGCGTCTGCGCCTCGATGCCCTGGGCGGCGTCGACGAGCAGGATCGCAGCCTCGCAGGCCGCGAGACTGCGGGAGACCTCGTAGGTGAAGTCGACGTGCCCGGGCGTGTCGATCATGTTCAGCACGTACGTGCCGGGCGCGGCCTCGGTCGGTCCGTCGGGCTGCACCGTCCAGGGCATGCGGACGGCCTGCGACTTGATCGTGATGCCGCGCTCGCGCTCGATGTCCATGCGGTCGAGGTACTGCGCGCGGGCCGCGCGCTCGTCGACGACGCCGGTGAGCTGCAGCATCCGGTCGGCCAGCGTCGACTTGCCGTGGTCGATGTGCGCGATGATGCAGAAGTTGCGCAGGATCGACGGGTCGGTGCTGCCTGGCTGGGGTGCCACGGCGGCGTGGCCGGCCGGCACGGTGGTGCTCACGGGTGACGTCGCCTCTCGGTGCGGGGGAGCTGGATCGCCCCATCCTCCCATCCCTGCGGTCACGCCCGGGCCAGGCAGCCCCCACGTCACGAACCGGTCACGTCGGGCCCTTGCGGGTGTAGCGGTCCCGGCGACCGGAAAGAGATGACAGGTCCTGGACACAACGCCGGAAGGTCTCTTCATGCGTGAATATCTCAAGGAGCACACGAACCCACCGGTGTTCCTGGGGGCGGCGGGCCTGACCCTCGCCTTCCTTCTGTACGGCGTCATCGCGCCTGCCCAGCTGGGCACCGCTGCCAACGGCACGCTGTCGTTCATCTCCGACAAGTTCGGTTGGCTCTACCTGTTCTCCGCGACCGGCTTCCTGATCGCCGTCCTGGTGCTGATGGCGTCCCGCCTGGGCCGCATCAAGCTCGGGCCCAACGACTCGACGCCGGAGTACTCGAACCTCTCGTGGTTCGCGATGCTCTTCACCGCAGGCATGGGCATCGGGCTCGTGTACTACGCAGTCGCGGAGCCGGTCACGCACTTCACCGGCCCCCCGACCGGCCAGGGAGGCACCCCCGAGGCCGCCGAGAACGCCATGGTCTACACCTTCTACCACTGGGGCTTCCACCCCTGGGCGATCTACATCCTGCTCGCGACGGCGCTCGGCTACTTCTCCTACCGCCGCGGTCTCCCCCTGCGGCCGGCGTCCGCGCTGTACTCCCTGCTCGGCGACAAGATCTACGGCTGGCAAGGCGCCCTCGTCGACCTCATCGCCGTCTTCGGCACCATCTTCGGGCTCGCGACCTCGCTCGGCCTCGGCGCCCAGCAGGTGGGCTCCGGTCTCAACACCCTGTTCGGCATGCCGAACAACACCTTCGTGCAGGTGGTCATCATCGCCGCGATCACCTCGATCGCCGTGGTCTCGATCATGCTCGGCATCGACAAGGGCGTCCGCAACCTGTCGCTGCTGAACCTGTGGCTGGCCTTCGGCCTGATGGTGCTGGTCTTCGTCGTGAGCAGCTCGCTCGGCATCGTCGACTCGCTCGCGAGCAACGTCGGCAACTACATCTCCGCGCTCCCCGGGCTCAGCCTGGAGACGTTCCCCAACAGCCAGTCGGGCCAGGAGTGGCAGGACGCCTGGACGCTCTTCTACTGGGGCTGGTGGATCTCGTGGTCACCGTTCGTCGGCATGTTCCTGGCACGCATCTCCTACGGCCGCACGATCCGCAACTTCGTCGGAGGTGCGCTGTTCCTCCCGGTCGGCGCCTCGGCGGTATGGCTGACGGTCTTCGGGGACTCGGCGCTGAACCGCCTGCTCGACAACCCGAACAACCCGGTCGCGCAGTCGGCGGACGATCCGGCCAACGGCATCTTCCTGCTGCTGGAGCAGCTGCCGCTGCCCGGTTTCCTCGTCACCGCCGCCTCGGTGCTGACGGTGGTCGTGGTCGTGCTCTTCTTCGCCACGTCCTCGGACTCGGGCTCGCTCGTGGTCGACATCCTCACGAACGGTGGCGACCCGAACCCCAAGTGGCAGCAGCGCCTGTTCTGGGCGGTCACCGAGGGTGCTGTCGCGGCGATCCTGCTCGTGGCCGGCGCCCTCGCCTTCCCCGACGACCCGGCGGCGGCACTCAGCGCGCTCCAGGCTGCCTCGATCGCAGCCGGGCTTCCGCTCTGCCTGGTGCTCATCGTCATGGGCGTGGGTCTCTACAAGTCGCTCCTGGGTGAGGACATGAGCTCGCCGAAGATCGTCGAGCCCGAGCCGCTCGCGGGACTCCGCGAGTACGCCCGTATGTCCGCCGGTCCCAAGGCCGAGCAGGGCGACCTGACCGACAAGCAGATCCGCGAGGCACAGAAGCGGTTCGCCAAGGAGGAGGAGCAGCGTACGCGCGGCGGCTCCTCCCGCGAGCCGGCTCCTGCGAAGAAGAAGAAGTAGCAGCACCCCGGGTCCGCCACGGACCCGAGCAGACGACGGCCCGGCGCCCGAGGGGGGCGCCGGGCCGTCGTGCGTCCGGAGCGCCGCGCCTATCGTGAGTCCATGACGGCGACCGCCCGCATCCGCAGGTATCTGGCGCTGGACGACCCGTGGGAGCGGCCCACCGCCGCGATCGGTCGGTCGGACGTGCTCGTGGCCGTCGGTCTGGCCGTGCTGGCCTCGCTCTCGCTGGAGCTGGTGCGGGCCGGGGGCGTGCTCCGTGAGGTGGGCCAGCCGGTCTGGCTGCAGCAGCTGGCCACCGTCTCCGCCCCGCTGCTGCTGATCGCTCGCCGTCGGCTGCCGCTCACGGTGGCCACGCTGGCCGCGGTGCACCTGTTCGTCGTGGGTGTGGTCATGCCGCTGGTCATGGGCCAGTTCATGTTGCAGGTCGTCTACGCGACAGCCATCTACTCGGGCGTCGCGTGGGCCCGCAACCGCACCACCACCGTCCTGGTGGTCGGCAGCATCGTCGTGTTCATGTTCGCCTGGATCGCTCTCTCCTTCGCCGTCGGACGGTCGCTGGAGGAGCAGTTCACCGTCCCCGCGGCCGAGCAGGACCCGGCTGCGCTGCTCGGACCGCTGACCTCCGGCGTGCTGCTGACCCTGCTGATCAACGCGCTGTTCTTCGGGGGCGCGGTCGGCTTCGGACAAGCGGCCTGGTGGCGGGCCCGCGAGCGCACCCGGCTCGCTGAGCAGGCGCGCACGATCTCCGAGCAGGCGGACCGCCTGCGCGACCAGGCCGTCGTCTCCGAGCGGCTCCGGATCGCCAGGGACCTGCACGACGTCGTCGCCCACCACGTCTCCGTCGTGGGCATCCACGCCGCCGCCGGACGGCGCGTCATGGACAAGGACCCGGTCGCCGCCCGGGAGTCCCTGCACCAGGTGGAGGAGTCCACACGCGAGGCCGTCGAGCAGATGCGGCAGCTCCTCGGGGCCCTGCGGCAGACACCGGCGGAGGCGGAGGCCGCCTCGCCCGACGTCGGGTCGGCGCCGCGCCTGGCGGACGTGGCCGAGCTGGTCAGGGCCTGGGAGGACAGTCGGCTCGAGGTGGCGCTGACGCTGGTCGAGGACCCGCCCGGCGCCGGCGACCGGGTCCCACCCGGTCACGGTCTCGCCGTCTACCGCATCGCTCAGGAGGCCCTGACCAACGTGGCACGCCACAGTACCGCCCGGCACGCCCAGGTCGCCCTGCGCGTGAGCAACGAGGAGACCGGTCGCGGCACCGTCGAGGTCGAGATCACCGACGACGGCCGGCCGCGGGCCGCCGGTCAGTCCGTCAGCAGCGGTCTCGGCCAGCTCGGTATCCGGGAACGGGCCCGCTCGCTCCACGGCACGGTCGACATCGGTCCCCGACCGGTCGGCGGCTACCGGGTCCGCGTACGCCTCCCCCTGGGCGGGGTCGGATGAGCGCGCCGAGCCCCGTACGCGTCCTGCTCGTCGACGACCAGCACCTCGTCCGCAGCGGGTTCCGCCTCATCCTCTCGGTCGAGGACGACATCGAGGTCGTCGGCGAGGCGTCCGACGGGGCCGGCGCCGTCCGCGAGGCGGACCGGTTGCGCCCCGACGTCGTGCTGATGGACGTGCAGATGCCCGGCACGGACGGCATCCGCGCGACCGCCGACATCGTCGCCCGCGACCTCGGCCGCGTCGTCGTGCTGACCACGTTCGACCGCGACGACTACCTCTTCGCCGCGCTGCGCGCGGGCGCCAGCGGCTTCCTGCTGAAGAACGCCGAGCCCGACCACCTCGTCGACGCCGTCCGGCGGGTCTCCTCCGGGCACGCGCTGCTGGCACCGGAGGTCACCCGCCGGGTCATCGAGCAGATGGTCGAGCAGGCCCCGGGCACGTCGGGCACCCCCGCCGCCCGACGGCCTCTCCCCGCGGACCTCACGGCCAGGGAGCGCGACGTGCTCGGACTGCTCGGCAGCGGCCTCTCCAACGCCGAGATCGCCCGCGCTCTCGTCATCGGTGAGACCACGGTCAAGACGCACGTGTCGCACGTGCTGGCCAAGCTCGGCGTCCGCGACCGCGTGCAGGCGGTCGTCTTCGCCCACGAGGCAGGACTGGTGTCTCCTCCGGAAGGATGAGGCACCGGCCTCACGAGCGGGGCCGGGCCCCGCGAAGATCGGTCCCACGGGGGATCCGCCGGCGCCGATGAGTCCCTAGCGTTGCCCTCATGAGTCTCACCGACGCACCCGTACGCTCCACGGGACGGACCGACCTCGGCCCGGGCCTGCAGCTGCGCGGCCTGGTCCGCCGCTTCGGCGACCTGACCGCGGTCGACGACGTGTCCTTCGACGTGCCGCCCGGTGTGATGACCGGC
This region includes:
- a CDS encoding aminoglycoside phosphotransferase family protein translates to MPVPARPLAERSSSAAFARWLEGLPALVEQVRTEWGLRRDGEPVATPGALALPVRDETDVAATLKLAFADDGGAYEHLALRHWAGRGAVTMLRADPHRRALLLERLGEEDLSAAWDIEACRPVGGLFALLHRPAPPQLRALSDVVRGWRDDLASLPRDAGLPRRLVEQALSIAAGLVEDPATDGTLVHTDLHYGTVRTRPDGEHVATDPRPLSGDPHCEPAPMLWHRWREVGDDAGALRWTMRERLDVLAEVGGLDVDRARAWTVLRLVVRARALADAGEREEVTALVRIIKAVAEP
- the asnB gene encoding asparagine synthase (glutamine-hydrolyzing), with the protein product MCGIAVVHDFSPTPERLEEGRRLGERMLPCLAHRGPDGEGSRRVGATWLGHTRLSIVDLAGGAQPMSGAAAGETAGWWVVANGEVYNHEALRDRLPGPFRTRSDSEVVLHLVAHRGAGATVDLHGMYAFGLAHEDGQVVLGRDPLGIKPLYWARVDDRVLAASELAAFDEEVRRDVEEFPPGHVWTPEDGLRPFVDLFTDPMGRGGLGAPHTDRDDALEGVRGAVVAAVRERMMADVPIGVFLSGGLDSSIVAAVMARHAEPGQVIRSFAAGTADSADLVAAREVAAHLGLEHHERVYDDADVVDALPAVVRSMESFEPSLVRSAVPNYLLAELAARHVKVVLTGEGADELFAGYHHLRELDAEQLDAALVEGIEVLHHLNLQRADRVSMAHGLEARVPFLARQVIESAVRVPVEWKLLGEDGQEQAQEKALLREAFAGWLPESVLWRRKEQFGDGSGTTEVMARQAASIVSDADWEAERHQGLPPARTREELGYQRIFAAHLGGVRAEQVLGRFAHA
- a CDS encoding amidase, encoding MPEQSVLARLESRLAAIAAHDRRLRALVHLDQDEARRAAAALDRVAERDRGPLHGVVTVVKDNIDVAGQVTGCCSPARGSAPAGEDAPVVARLRRAGALVLARANMDELAMGASTATSVHGATRNPHDHTRSPGGSSGGCAAAVAAGFADLAIGTDTGGSIREPASQCGIWGLAPSPALVPTGGVVPFAPSCDRVGPMALDPALLTRAWDVMAGSASAASDPAPAPTPARIGLVTELAGEPNRPGVRAALATTVASLRRTGVEVVEVSLPDAPGALAAYMTLTSVECLPHLRPWLATGRAGTEVVRRTRLATALLRDDLDRVADAQALRERLAHQCAVALGKCDALLSPTMPTTAPGFAPAGPPTVDVADPLTAPYTDCWTVVANLAGLPSLSVPVGRSEDDGMPVGMMLTGRRGDDRRLVDLGRRLGGAV
- the lepA gene encoding translation elongation factor 4 yields the protein MGGWGDPAPPHREATSPVSTTVPAGHAAVAPQPGSTDPSILRNFCIIAHIDHGKSTLADRMLQLTGVVDERAARAQYLDRMDIERERGITIKSQAVRMPWTVQPDGPTEAAPGTYVLNMIDTPGHVDFTYEVSRSLAACEAAILLVDAAQGIEAQTLANLYLAMAADLHIIPVLNKIDLPSAQPEKYAAELAGLIGCDVADVLQVSAKTGLGVELVLDEIVAQTPAPVGDPDVPPRALIFDSVYDTYRGVVTYVRVVDGHLSHRDRIKMMSTGAVHEMLEVGVISPEPVKTDRIGVGEVGYLITGVKDVRQSKVGDTVTAQHGGAQQMLGGYKEPVPMVFSGLYPIDGDDYPVLRDALDKLQLNDAALRYEPETSGALGFGFRCGFLGLLHMEITRDRLEREFGLDLISTAPNVVYEVAMEDGTEHTVTNPSEFPEGKIAEVREPVVKATILSPSDYIGAIMELCQSKRGQLQGMDYLSEDRVEMRYTLPLAEIVFDFFDALKSRTKGYASLDYEPISDQAADLVKVDILLQGEPVDAFSAIVHRDAAYSYGVMLAGKLRELIPRQQFEVPIQAAIGARVIARETIRAIRKDVLAKCYGGDISRKRKLLEKQKEGKKRMKMVGRVEVPQEAFIAALSTTGPTGDKPKK
- a CDS encoding BCCT family transporter, with protein sequence MREYLKEHTNPPVFLGAAGLTLAFLLYGVIAPAQLGTAANGTLSFISDKFGWLYLFSATGFLIAVLVLMASRLGRIKLGPNDSTPEYSNLSWFAMLFTAGMGIGLVYYAVAEPVTHFTGPPTGQGGTPEAAENAMVYTFYHWGFHPWAIYILLATALGYFSYRRGLPLRPASALYSLLGDKIYGWQGALVDLIAVFGTIFGLATSLGLGAQQVGSGLNTLFGMPNNTFVQVVIIAAITSIAVVSIMLGIDKGVRNLSLLNLWLAFGLMVLVFVVSSSLGIVDSLASNVGNYISALPGLSLETFPNSQSGQEWQDAWTLFYWGWWISWSPFVGMFLARISYGRTIRNFVGGALFLPVGASAVWLTVFGDSALNRLLDNPNNPVAQSADDPANGIFLLLEQLPLPGFLVTAASVLTVVVVVLFFATSSDSGSLVVDILTNGGDPNPKWQQRLFWAVTEGAVAAILLVAGALAFPDDPAAALSALQAASIAAGLPLCLVLIVMGVGLYKSLLGEDMSSPKIVEPEPLAGLREYARMSAGPKAEQGDLTDKQIREAQKRFAKEEEQRTRGGSSREPAPAKKKK
- a CDS encoding sensor histidine kinase; this translates as MTATARIRRYLALDDPWERPTAAIGRSDVLVAVGLAVLASLSLELVRAGGVLREVGQPVWLQQLATVSAPLLLIARRRLPLTVATLAAVHLFVVGVVMPLVMGQFMLQVVYATAIYSGVAWARNRTTTVLVVGSIVVFMFAWIALSFAVGRSLEEQFTVPAAEQDPAALLGPLTSGVLLTLLINALFFGGAVGFGQAAWWRARERTRLAEQARTISEQADRLRDQAVVSERLRIARDLHDVVAHHVSVVGIHAAAGRRVMDKDPVAARESLHQVEESTREAVEQMRQLLGALRQTPAEAEAASPDVGSAPRLADVAELVRAWEDSRLEVALTLVEDPPGAGDRVPPGHGLAVYRIAQEALTNVARHSTARHAQVALRVSNEETGRGTVEVEITDDGRPRAAGQSVSSGLGQLGIRERARSLHGTVDIGPRPVGGYRVRVRLPLGGVG
- a CDS encoding response regulator transcription factor codes for the protein MSAPSPVRVLLVDDQHLVRSGFRLILSVEDDIEVVGEASDGAGAVREADRLRPDVVLMDVQMPGTDGIRATADIVARDLGRVVVLTTFDRDDYLFAALRAGASGFLLKNAEPDHLVDAVRRVSSGHALLAPEVTRRVIEQMVEQAPGTSGTPAARRPLPADLTARERDVLGLLGSGLSNAEIARALVIGETTVKTHVSHVLAKLGVRDRVQAVVFAHEAGLVSPPEG